The sequence below is a genomic window from Sphingomonas crusticola.
CACCACGGCCGGACGCCTTATCTTGCGTCTCAAGCCGGGTGCGCTACCTTCTGCAGGGGCAATTGAGGTGCGACGATGATCGCCGACGAGTTTGAGAACGAGCGCGAAGACGAGGCGCCGGTCGATACGCTCGAAACCTATTTCGAAGCGCATGGCTGGACGCATGACCGCGTCGGCGAGGATGAGATCGTCGCGACCGTGCCCGGAAGCTGGGCGCAATATGAACTGCGGGGCGTCTGGCGCGAGGATGACCGCGTCCTCCAGTTTCTGGCACTGCCGGACATTCGCGTCGCCGCCGACAAGCGCGCTGTCGTTTACGAGACGATCGGGCTGGTCAACGAGCAGCTGTGGATCGGCCATTTCGAGATATGGTCGTCGAATGGCATGCTGCTGTTCCGCCACGCCGCCTTGCTCGACGGCTCAAGCGACAGCCCGCTGACGCTGGAACAGGCATCGACGCTGATCGAGGCCGCCATTGACGAGTGCGAGCGTTTCTATCCGGTTTTCCAGTTCGTCCTGTGGGGGGGCAAGTCGCCGGCCGAGGCAATGGCGGCCGCGCTGATCGAAACGCACGGCGAGGCGTGACGGGCGTTCCGGTTGAGATAAGTAACTGGGCGATCGAGGGGCCGGTCTGGCTCGTCGGCTGCGGCAATATGGCGGGCGCGATGCTGCGCCGCTGGCTCGAATGCGGGCTCGATCCCCGAGAAGTAACCGTGATCCGCAAGTCGGGTGCGCCGGTCGCGGAGGGCGTGACGGTGTTAAGCGCGCCGCCGCCGGACGGCGCGGTGCCCGCGCTGGTCATGCTTGGCGTGAAGCCGCAGATGCTCGATCTGGTCGCGCCCGCTCTGGCGCCTTTGCTGGCACCGGAGACG
It includes:
- a CDS encoding YbjN domain-containing protein; translation: MIADEFENEREDEAPVDTLETYFEAHGWTHDRVGEDEIVATVPGSWAQYELRGVWREDDRVLQFLALPDIRVAADKRAVVYETIGLVNEQLWIGHFEIWSSNGMLLFRHAALLDGSSDSPLTLEQASTLIEAAIDECERFYPVFQFVLWGGKSPAEAMAAALIETHGEA